From Oreochromis niloticus isolate F11D_XX linkage group LG14, O_niloticus_UMD_NMBU, whole genome shotgun sequence, one genomic window encodes:
- the aifm4 gene encoding apoptosis inducing factor mitochondria associated 4 isoform X2, with amino-acid sequence MNQEEVTELVCQEADLKDGQMKEVTVGDQKVLLVRSEGQYSAVGGRCSHYGAPLIKGTLVGDRVRCPFHGACFNVRNGDIEDYPGLDSLPCYKVKVEDGKVYVSINKNSLAVTKRVKEMCSVVPDVKHTILLIGGGPASLVCAETLRQNCYQGRIVIITKDSVPPFDKPKLSKALNVESSSILLRPDDFYQRYGIEMWTKKEVVSVNPAKKEVKMSDGTLQHYDQLLIATGCRARPLTCPGSDLEGVKLLQSYEDAKDIYSSSLGQKVVVTGASFIGMEVASYFSDKAASVAMVGSTQYPFECALGSEIGQLSMQMLEEKNVKFHMNDRVTEIRGENGKVKQVVLKSGVVLEADVVIAGIGVIPNSDLLAGSGVEVDSKKAVIVDKFMRTNVPDIFAAGDVTSFPLTIRGDQRVSIGHWQMSHAHGRVAALNMLKKSTKIESVPFFWTVLLGKSIRYAGYGEGYTEIIFKGKVEERKFLAFYIKDDVVVAAASLMFDPAVARIAELMAKGQILTKAQAQAEDLSWLQM; translated from the exons ATGAA CCAGGAGGAGGTGACGGAACTGGTGTGTCAGGAGGCTGATCTCAAAGATGGACA AATGAAAGAAGTAACTGTGGGGGATCAGAAGGTGCTGCTAGTCCGCAGCGAGGGTCAGTACAGCGCTGTTGGAGGCAGGTGCTCTCATTACGGCGCACCTCTGATCAAGG GGACACTGGTTGGTGACAGAGTGAGATGTCCTTTTCACGGTGCGTGCTTCAATGTCAGGAATGGAGATATTGAGGATTATCCAGGTCTGGACAGTCTGCCCTGCTACAAG GTCAAAGTTGAAGACGGCAAGGTGTACGTTTCAATCAACAAAAAC tCTCTGGCCGTGACCAAACGGGTGAAAGAGATGTGCAGTGTGGTGCCGGACGTCAAACATACGATTCTGCTCATAGGAGGAG GCCCCGCCTCTCTGGTCTGCGCTGAGACGCTTCGGCAAAATTGCTACCAGGGTCGCATCGTCATCATAACTAAAGACTCCGTGCCTCCGTTTGATAAACCCAAACTGAGCAAG GCTCTGAATGTGGAGAGCAGCAGCATCCTTCTCCGGCCAGATGACTTTTATCAACGATACGGGATAGAGATGTGGACGAAGAAAGAG GTGGTGTCGGTAAACCCGGCCAAGAAGGAAGTGAAAATGAGTGACGGCACTCTGCAGCATTACGACCAGCTCCTCATCGCAACAGGCTGCAG GGCACGGCCGCTCACCTGTCCTGGCTCAGACCTGGAAGGAGTAAAATTACTGCAGAGTTACGAAGACGCCAAAGACATTTACAGCTCCAGCCTCGGCCAGAAAGTAGTTGTTACCGGAGCGTCTTTCATAG GTATGGAGGTGGCGTCCTACTTTTCAGACAAAGCTGCCAGTGTGGCTATGGTTGGCAGTACTCAATACCCGTTCGAGTGCGCTCTGGGGTCGGAGATCGGCCAGCTGAGTATGCAA atgttggaagaaaaaaatgtgaagtTCCACATGAACGATCGCGTCACTGAGATCAGAGGAGAGAACGGGAAG GTGAAGCAGGTGGTGTTGAAGAGTGGTGTAGTCCTGGAGGCTGATGTTGTGATCGCTGGCATTG GTGTAATCCCCAATTCAGACTTATTGGCAGGAAGCGGGGTGGAAGTGGATTCAAAGAAAGCTGTTATTGTTGACAAG TTCATGAGGACCAACGTACCAGATATTTTTGCCGCTGGAGATGTTACCTCTTTCCCTCTGACCATTCGAGGCGACCAGAGGGTGAGCATTGGTCACTGGCAAATGTCACACGCTCACG GAAGAGTAGCTGCTCTGAACATGCTGAAGAAATCCACAAAAATCGAGTCTGTTCCTTTCTTCTGGACTGTTTTGCTTGGGAAGAGTATCCGATATGCCG GCTATGGGGAAGGATACACAGAAATTATATTCAAAGGCAAAGTGGAAGAAAGGAAATTTCTGGCTTTCTACATAAA GGACGATGTGGTGGTGGCAGCGGCCAGCCTGATGTTCGATCCTGCCGTGGCTCGCATCGCAGAGCTGATGGCTAAAGGCCAAATCTTAACAAAAGCACAAGCTCA agctgaagaccTGAGCTGGCTGCAGATGTAA
- the tlcd2 gene encoding TLC domain-containing protein 2, which translates to MELGSVILTIGGSVGFFKFVNSGVAKLPTPESACRNAWKWRNISTSCVHSMITATWAVLCFFLHPQMAEDLIETHSVFSHVLVSFSIGYFIYDFFDMLRSQKLSQSWELLFHHIVVITCFGLAVVSCRYVGFAVVALLVEINSVFLHIRQILRMANMAASTLYRVNSMINLGTYVVFRINTLAWMTRWLVLNRDKVPLLAYTLGSVGMAIMTAMNIVLFCRLLRSDFLKSSTREAKKEKET; encoded by the exons ATGGAGTTGGGGTCCGTGATTTTGACGATCGGGGGCTCTGTGGGATTTTTCAAGTTCGTGAACAGCGGGGTCGCAAAACTCCCCACACCCGAGTCTGCCTGCAGGAACGCTTGGAAATGGAGAAACATCTCCACGTCGTGTGTGCACAGCATGATCACCGCGACGTGGGCAGTGCTTTG ctttttccTGCACCCGCAGATGGCCGAGGATCTCATAGAGACTCACTCCGTGTTTTCTCATGTCTTGGTGTCTTTCTCAATCG GTTACTTCATCTATGACTTCTTTGACATGTTGAGGAGCCAGAAGCTGAGCCAGTCCTGGGAGCTGCTCTTTCATCACATCGTG GTGATCACCTGTTTCGGCCTCGCTGTGGTGTCGTGCCGCTACGTGGGCTTCGCCGTGGTTGCCTTGCTGGTGGAGATAAACTCCGTGTTCCTCCACATCAGGCAGATCCTGCGCATGGCCAACATGGCAGCGAGCACGCTGTACCGCGTCAACAGCATGATCAACCTGGGCACGTACGTGGTGTTCCGTATCAACACGCTGGCCTGGATGACCCGGTGGCTGGTGCTCAACAGGGACAAGGTGCCACTCCTGGCCTACACGCTGGGCAGCGTGGGCATGGCCATCATGACGGCCATGAACATCGTCCTCTTCTGCCGCCTGCTCAGGAGCGACTTCTTAAAGAGCAGCACCCGGGAGGCCAAGAAAGAGAAGGAGACGtag
- the aifm4 gene encoding apoptosis inducing factor mitochondria associated 4 isoform X1 — translation MNQCQETGQTETQEEVTELVCQEADLKDGQMKEVTVGDQKVLLVRSEGQYSAVGGRCSHYGAPLIKGTLVGDRVRCPFHGACFNVRNGDIEDYPGLDSLPCYKVKVEDGKVYVSINKNSLAVTKRVKEMCSVVPDVKHTILLIGGGPASLVCAETLRQNCYQGRIVIITKDSVPPFDKPKLSKALNVESSSILLRPDDFYQRYGIEMWTKKEVVSVNPAKKEVKMSDGTLQHYDQLLIATGCRARPLTCPGSDLEGVKLLQSYEDAKDIYSSSLGQKVVVTGASFIGMEVASYFSDKAASVAMVGSTQYPFECALGSEIGQLSMQMLEEKNVKFHMNDRVTEIRGENGKVKQVVLKSGVVLEADVVIAGIGVIPNSDLLAGSGVEVDSKKAVIVDKFMRTNVPDIFAAGDVTSFPLTIRGDQRVSIGHWQMSHAHGRVAALNMLKKSTKIESVPFFWTVLLGKSIRYAGYGEGYTEIIFKGKVEERKFLAFYIKDDVVVAAASLMFDPAVARIAELMAKGQILTKAQAQAEDLSWLQM, via the exons ATGAATCAGTGCCAAGAAACCGGTCAAACGGAGACCCAGGAGGAGGTGACGGAACTGGTGTGTCAGGAGGCTGATCTCAAAGATGGACA AATGAAAGAAGTAACTGTGGGGGATCAGAAGGTGCTGCTAGTCCGCAGCGAGGGTCAGTACAGCGCTGTTGGAGGCAGGTGCTCTCATTACGGCGCACCTCTGATCAAGG GGACACTGGTTGGTGACAGAGTGAGATGTCCTTTTCACGGTGCGTGCTTCAATGTCAGGAATGGAGATATTGAGGATTATCCAGGTCTGGACAGTCTGCCCTGCTACAAG GTCAAAGTTGAAGACGGCAAGGTGTACGTTTCAATCAACAAAAAC tCTCTGGCCGTGACCAAACGGGTGAAAGAGATGTGCAGTGTGGTGCCGGACGTCAAACATACGATTCTGCTCATAGGAGGAG GCCCCGCCTCTCTGGTCTGCGCTGAGACGCTTCGGCAAAATTGCTACCAGGGTCGCATCGTCATCATAACTAAAGACTCCGTGCCTCCGTTTGATAAACCCAAACTGAGCAAG GCTCTGAATGTGGAGAGCAGCAGCATCCTTCTCCGGCCAGATGACTTTTATCAACGATACGGGATAGAGATGTGGACGAAGAAAGAG GTGGTGTCGGTAAACCCGGCCAAGAAGGAAGTGAAAATGAGTGACGGCACTCTGCAGCATTACGACCAGCTCCTCATCGCAACAGGCTGCAG GGCACGGCCGCTCACCTGTCCTGGCTCAGACCTGGAAGGAGTAAAATTACTGCAGAGTTACGAAGACGCCAAAGACATTTACAGCTCCAGCCTCGGCCAGAAAGTAGTTGTTACCGGAGCGTCTTTCATAG GTATGGAGGTGGCGTCCTACTTTTCAGACAAAGCTGCCAGTGTGGCTATGGTTGGCAGTACTCAATACCCGTTCGAGTGCGCTCTGGGGTCGGAGATCGGCCAGCTGAGTATGCAA atgttggaagaaaaaaatgtgaagtTCCACATGAACGATCGCGTCACTGAGATCAGAGGAGAGAACGGGAAG GTGAAGCAGGTGGTGTTGAAGAGTGGTGTAGTCCTGGAGGCTGATGTTGTGATCGCTGGCATTG GTGTAATCCCCAATTCAGACTTATTGGCAGGAAGCGGGGTGGAAGTGGATTCAAAGAAAGCTGTTATTGTTGACAAG TTCATGAGGACCAACGTACCAGATATTTTTGCCGCTGGAGATGTTACCTCTTTCCCTCTGACCATTCGAGGCGACCAGAGGGTGAGCATTGGTCACTGGCAAATGTCACACGCTCACG GAAGAGTAGCTGCTCTGAACATGCTGAAGAAATCCACAAAAATCGAGTCTGTTCCTTTCTTCTGGACTGTTTTGCTTGGGAAGAGTATCCGATATGCCG GCTATGGGGAAGGATACACAGAAATTATATTCAAAGGCAAAGTGGAAGAAAGGAAATTTCTGGCTTTCTACATAAA GGACGATGTGGTGGTGGCAGCGGCCAGCCTGATGTTCGATCCTGCCGTGGCTCGCATCGCAGAGCTGATGGCTAAAGGCCAAATCTTAACAAAAGCACAAGCTCA agctgaagaccTGAGCTGGCTGCAGATGTAA